Proteins from a genomic interval of Fusobacterium sp. DD2:
- the tsf gene encoding translation elongation factor Ts produces the protein MAQITASLVKELRERTGAGMMDCKKALQANDGDMDKAIDFLREKGIAKAVKKAGRIAAEGLIFDAVSADHKKAVLIEFNSETDFVAKNDEFKQFGQNLAEFAIAKDIKTVEDLAAAEYKDGKTVAQAVTDLIAKIGENMNIRRIHETVSKDGFVATYSHLGGKLGVIVEMTGEATEENIAKARDIAMHAAAMDPKYLNKDQVTAEDLEHEKEIARKQLEGEGKPAQIIEKILVGKMHKYYEENCLVDQIYVRAENKETVAQFAKPLAVLSFARFKVGDGIEKKEEDFAAEVAAQING, from the coding sequence ATGGCACAAATAACAGCTAGTTTAGTAAAAGAACTAAGAGAAAGAACTGGTGCTGGAATGATGGATTGTAAGAAGGCACTACAAGCAAATGATGGAGATATGGATAAAGCAATTGACTTCTTAAGAGAAAAAGGAATTGCTAAAGCAGTTAAGAAAGCTGGAAGAATAGCAGCTGAAGGATTAATCTTTGATGCTGTATCAGCTGATCACAAAAAAGCTGTATTAATTGAATTCAACTCTGAAACAGACTTCGTTGCTAAAAACGATGAATTCAAACAATTCGGACAAAACTTAGCTGAGTTTGCTATTGCAAAAGACATAAAAACTGTTGAAGACCTTGCAGCAGCTGAATATAAAGATGGAAAAACTGTAGCACAAGCAGTTACTGATTTAATCGCTAAAATCGGAGAAAACATGAACATCAGAAGAATACACGAAACTGTATCTAAAGATGGATTTGTTGCTACATACAGCCACTTAGGTGGAAAATTAGGAGTTATTGTTGAAATGACTGGTGAAGCAACTGAAGAAAATATCGCTAAAGCTAGAGATATCGCTATGCATGCAGCAGCAATGGACCCTAAATACTTAAACAAAGATCAAGTAACAGCTGAAGATTTAGAGCATGAAAAAGAAATCGCTAGAAAACAATTAGAAGGAGAAGGAAAACCTGCTCAAATAATTGAAAAAATTCTAGTTGGAAAAATGCACAAATACTACGAAGAAAACTGTTTAGTTGACCAAATCTATGTAAGAGCAGAAAACAAAGAAACAGTTGCACAATTCGCAAAACCTCTAGCAGTATTATCTTTCGCAAGATTTAAAGTTGGAGACGGAATCGAGAAAAAAGAAGAAGACTTCGCAGCAGAAGTTGCAGCTCAAATCAACGGATAA
- a CDS encoding PLP-dependent aminotransferase family protein, which yields MKFNFVIEKNSDDTIYIQLYTALKKMIDDEEIKPREKLPSIRQLAIKYDLSKLTVLKAYDLLEKNNLIYKIHGKGCFVKEKTSLYEKMQKPIINNFAIINKNINFASSTPCSDLYPIEEFREIINSILLKDGEKLFNYSDTQGCLKLRELIVTMLKKKGIKETAQNIQIVTGAQQALDILNKIMLKNEHPAMAVGAPTYYGAINTFSDVATMVPVPVCKDGFDLEALERILQNKKIDYLYAMINFESPTGIVWSQEKKKHLLELAEKYDFLIIEDDCISDLYYYNNPTTPLKSLDKNERVIYINSFSKVIMPGLRLGYMVIPEKYITEVIAAKFSSDISSSGLMQMATYHFINEGHYEKHLENLKKIYKERYEFTLKCLEKIKGIEIFALTGGGFYFWIKLPDNINSNLVYAILRDMKISILPGTVFYIDKNAKSDYIRLSFASAPVNEIKKGVDKLHEVILSLQQIGE from the coding sequence ATGAAGTTTAATTTTGTAATAGAAAAAAATTCTGATGATACTATCTACATCCAGCTGTACACCGCTCTTAAGAAAATGATTGATGATGAAGAGATAAAACCTAGAGAAAAACTCCCTTCTATCAGACAGCTGGCTATAAAATATGACCTCAGTAAGCTTACTGTACTTAAGGCATATGATTTACTTGAAAAAAACAATTTGATTTATAAGATTCACGGTAAAGGGTGTTTTGTAAAGGAAAAGACATCTCTTTATGAAAAAATGCAAAAACCAATTATCAATAACTTTGCAATAATAAACAAAAATATTAACTTTGCAAGTTCTACTCCATGTTCTGATCTCTATCCAATAGAAGAGTTTAGAGAGATTATAAACTCTATTTTGCTTAAAGATGGAGAAAAACTTTTCAACTATTCAGATACTCAAGGATGTCTAAAACTTAGAGAACTCATTGTAACAATGTTAAAGAAAAAAGGGATTAAAGAAACTGCTCAGAATATCCAAATTGTAACTGGAGCTCAGCAGGCACTTGATATTCTAAATAAGATAATGCTTAAAAATGAACACCCTGCAATGGCAGTAGGTGCTCCTACATACTATGGTGCTATCAATACCTTTTCTGATGTTGCTACTATGGTTCCAGTTCCTGTTTGTAAAGATGGATTTGACTTAGAGGCTTTAGAGCGTATTCTTCAAAATAAAAAGATAGACTATCTGTATGCAATGATTAATTTTGAATCTCCTACTGGTATTGTGTGGTCTCAAGAAAAGAAAAAACATCTTCTTGAACTTGCTGAAAAATATGATTTCTTAATAATTGAAGACGATTGCATTTCAGATCTCTACTACTATAATAATCCTACAACACCTTTAAAATCACTGGATAAAAATGAAAGGGTTATCTATATAAACTCTTTTTCAAAAGTTATCATGCCAGGACTTAGACTTGGTTATATGGTTATTCCAGAAAAATATATAACAGAAGTCATTGCAGCAAAGTTTTCAAGTGATATTTCATCTTCAGGACTTATGCAGATGGCTACTTATCATTTTATAAATGAGGGACATTACGAAAAACATTTAGAAAATCTTAAAAAAATCTATAAAGAGAGATATGAATTTACACTTAAGTGTCTTGAAAAGATAAAAGGCATTGAGATTTTTGCTCTAACAGGTGGAGGTTTTTACTTCTGGATAAAACTTCCTGACAATATCAATTCAAATCTTGTATATGCTATTTTACGTGATATGAAGATTTCAATTCTGCCAGGAACAGTTTTTTACATCGATAAAAATGCAAAATCTGACTATATCCGTTTAAGCTTTGCTTCTGCTCCAGTCAATGAGATAAAAAAAGGTGTAGATAAACTCCATGAAGTTATATTATCTCTTCAACAAATTGGTGAATAG
- the rplQ gene encoding 50S ribosomal protein L17 — translation MNHNKSYRKLGRRADHRKAMLKNLTISLISAERIETTVTRAKELRKFAERMITLGKKNTLASRRNAFAFLRNEEAVAKLFNEVAPRYTERNGGYTRIIKTSVRKGDSSEMAIIELV, via the coding sequence ATGAATCACAATAAATCATATAGAAAGTTAGGTAGAAGAGCTGACCACAGAAAAGCTATGCTAAAAAACTTAACTATATCTTTAATAAGTGCAGAAAGAATTGAAACTACTGTAACTAGAGCAAAAGAATTAAGAAAATTTGCAGAAAGAATGATAACTTTAGGAAAGAAAAATACATTAGCTTCTAGAAGAAATGCATTTGCATTCCTAAGAAATGAAGAAGCAGTAGCTAAGTTATTCAACGAAGTAGCACCTAGATACACAGAAAGAAATGGTGGATATACAAGAATCATCAAAACTTCTGTAAGAAAAGGTGACTCTTCAGAAATGGCTATTATTGAATTAGTTTAA
- the pyrH gene encoding UMP kinase: MEKPFYKRVLLKLSGEALMGDQEFGICSDVIASYARQIKDIVDLGVEVSVVIGGGNIFRGLSGATQGVDRVTGDHMGMLATVINSLALQNSIEKLGVPTRVQTAIEMPKIAEPFIKRKAQRHLEKGRVVIFGAGTGNPYFTTDTAAALRAIEMNTEVVLKATKVDGIYDKDPVKYPDAVKYDKVTYSEVLAKDLKVMDSTAISLCRENKLPIIVFDSLVEGNIKRVIMGEKIGTIVVAD; encoded by the coding sequence ATGGAGAAACCTTTTTATAAAAGAGTTTTATTAAAACTTAGTGGTGAGGCATTAATGGGAGACCAGGAGTTTGGAATCTGTTCAGATGTAATTGCCTCTTATGCTAGACAAATAAAAGATATAGTGGATTTAGGAGTAGAAGTATCAGTAGTTATCGGTGGAGGAAATATCTTCAGAGGACTATCAGGAGCTACTCAGGGAGTAGATAGAGTTACAGGTGACCACATGGGAATGCTTGCAACTGTAATAAACTCACTTGCATTACAAAATTCTATTGAGAAATTAGGAGTGCCTACAAGGGTACAAACAGCAATTGAGATGCCAAAAATTGCTGAACCATTTATTAAGAGAAAAGCACAAAGACACTTAGAAAAGGGAAGAGTTGTTATATTTGGAGCTGGAACAGGAAACCCATATTTTACAACTGACACAGCAGCTGCTCTAAGAGCTATTGAAATGAACACAGAGGTTGTATTAAAGGCTACAAAAGTAGATGGAATTTACGATAAAGACCCAGTAAAATATCCAGATGCTGTAAAATATGATAAGGTTACTTATTCAGAAGTATTAGCCAAAGACCTTAAAGTAATGGATTCTACTGCAATTTCATTATGCAGAGAAAATAAACTGCCAATTATAGTTTTTGACTCATTAGTTGAGGGAAATATTAAAAGAGTAATCATGGGTGAAAAAATAGGAACTATAGTAGTTGCAGACTAA
- a CDS encoding MalY/PatB family protein, with the protein MKYNFDEKIDRTGNHSAKWEEMGLKFTSKDLWPMWIADMDFKTAPEIIEAMEEKVKQGIFGYVYRPAGYYQAAANWIKNRFDYEIPAESLINSPGVVPTLSMLIRQMTQPGDKVIIQSPVYYPFAATIRDNGRTVVENKLVKDDRGYYTMDLEDFEKKIVDNKIKLFIFCSPHNPIGRVWKREELVKITDICLKHGVRIISDEIWRDMVMPGHKHIPTASISKEVEDITITCFSPTKTFNLAGLQASFVTFPRKDEWKKFDTELGILDIKRNNPFSLVAFQTAYEKCADWIDQLVEYIDGNMKYVVDYIAKNIPEVKVYKPEGTYLMWLDFSGLNMDEKELSLLIQKEGKIALDDGYWFGETGVGYERMNVACPRYMVEEGLKRIETAVKKWRAR; encoded by the coding sequence ATGAAATATAATTTTGATGAGAAAATTGATAGAACTGGAAATCACTCTGCAAAATGGGAAGAAATGGGGTTAAAATTCACTTCTAAAGATTTATGGCCAATGTGGATAGCTGATATGGATTTCAAAACTGCACCTGAAATAATAGAAGCTATGGAAGAAAAAGTTAAACAGGGAATATTTGGATATGTTTATAGACCAGCTGGATATTATCAGGCAGCTGCTAACTGGATCAAAAATAGATTTGATTATGAAATACCAGCAGAGAGTTTGATTAACAGTCCAGGTGTTGTACCTACACTTTCAATGTTAATTAGACAAATGACACAACCTGGGGATAAAGTTATCATTCAAAGCCCAGTATATTATCCATTTGCTGCAACTATAAGAGATAACGGAAGAACAGTTGTAGAAAACAAACTTGTTAAAGATGACAGAGGATACTATACAATGGATCTTGAAGACTTTGAAAAGAAAATAGTAGATAATAAAATCAAATTATTTATTTTCTGTAGTCCACACAATCCAATAGGAAGAGTTTGGAAACGTGAAGAACTTGTAAAAATTACAGATATCTGTTTAAAACATGGTGTAAGAATAATTTCTGATGAAATCTGGAGAGATATGGTAATGCCAGGGCATAAACATATACCTACAGCATCAATAAGCAAAGAGGTTGAAGATATAACTATCACTTGCTTCTCACCTACAAAAACATTTAACTTAGCTGGATTACAAGCTTCTTTTGTAACTTTCCCAAGAAAAGATGAATGGAAAAAATTTGATACAGAACTTGGAATTCTTGATATAAAAAGAAATAACCCATTCAGCTTAGTTGCATTCCAAACTGCTTATGAAAAATGTGCAGACTGGATTGATCAACTTGTTGAATATATAGATGGAAATATGAAATATGTAGTGGATTATATAGCAAAAAATATACCTGAAGTAAAAGTTTATAAGCCAGAAGGAACATACTTAATGTGGCTTGACTTCTCAGGATTAAATATGGATGAAAAAGAGCTATCTTTACTTATTCAAAAAGAAGGAAAAATAGCATTAGATGATGGGTATTGGTTTGGAGAAACTGGAGTTGGATATGAAAGAATGAACGTAGCATGTCCAAGATATATGGTTGAAGAAGGGTTAAAGAGAATAGAAACAGCAGTAAAAAAATGGAGAGCCAGATAA
- a CDS encoding ArsB/NhaD family transporter has translation MELLRLILGVIIFIITFYFIITEKYPKSIVTMIGASLMVVTGIISEHEALRTIGYNLEILFLLMGMMMIVEIMSETGIFQWVAIKIAQLVRGNPIKILVFTSVVTALFSAVLDNVTTILLVVPVTIFLAKRLEVDPKPFVLMQIFASNIGGTATMIGDPPNLIIASLSGLDFNDFIINLTPIIIINMVVLLSTAVFCFRDKLQVSNELKAGIMELSLDRTIKDKVLLAQSLIIFLIVIIGFLTNAISKFGLSIIALFGAATLMFLSKKKPEEIFAKIEWDTLFFFGGLFILVEGIEHLGIISKLSGFLLYLTEGNIKVTSTVILILSAILSPIIGSIPHALSFGKILAGVVPTMTGDTQMLWWALALGACLGGNMTIVGAAANIVGSSVAKKGGIEITFKEFFKWGLLVVGESVGLSLIYLLIRY, from the coding sequence ATGGAACTACTTAGATTAATTCTTGGCGTTATTATCTTTATAATAACCTTCTATTTTATTATTACTGAAAAGTACCCTAAATCTATAGTTACAATGATTGGTGCTTCTCTCATGGTAGTCACTGGAATAATTTCAGAGCATGAGGCACTTAGGACAATAGGTTATAATCTGGAGATTCTATTTCTTTTAATGGGAATGATGATGATTGTAGAGATTATGTCAGAGACTGGAATATTCCAATGGGTCGCAATTAAGATAGCACAGTTAGTAAGAGGTAATCCTATTAAGATTCTTGTATTTACCTCTGTTGTAACAGCACTATTCTCAGCTGTTCTAGATAACGTAACTACAATACTTCTTGTTGTCCCAGTTACAATATTTTTAGCTAAAAGGCTGGAAGTTGACCCAAAACCATTTGTACTGATGCAGATATTTGCTTCTAACATTGGTGGTACTGCAACAATGATTGGTGACCCACCTAACCTTATTATAGCAAGTTTAAGTGGACTGGATTTTAATGATTTCATTATCAACTTAACACCTATTATTATAATAAATATGGTGGTACTTCTAAGTACAGCAGTTTTCTGTTTCAGAGACAAACTTCAGGTTTCTAATGAATTAAAAGCTGGTATTATGGAGTTGAGTCTTGACAGAACTATAAAAGATAAGGTATTACTTGCACAATCACTTATAATATTCCTTATTGTAATAATTGGATTTTTAACAAATGCTATATCAAAATTTGGTCTTTCTATCATTGCACTTTTTGGTGCTGCAACACTTATGTTTTTAAGTAAGAAAAAACCTGAAGAGATATTTGCAAAAATAGAATGGGATACGCTGTTTTTCTTTGGTGGATTATTTATTCTAGTTGAAGGAATAGAGCACCTTGGAATTATAAGCAAACTATCTGGATTCCTTCTATATCTTACAGAGGGAAATATCAAAGTTACTTCAACTGTTATACTTATTCTTTCAGCAATACTTTCACCTATTATAGGTTCAATACCACATGCACTTTCATTTGGTAAGATTCTTGCTGGTGTAGTTCCTACTATGACTGGAGATACACAGATGTTATGGTGGGCACTTGCATTAGGAGCATGTCTTGGTGGAAATATGACAATAGTTGGAGCTGCAGCAAATATAGTTGGTTCCTCAGTAGCTAAAAAAGGGGGAATTGAGATTACCTTTAAGGAATTCTTCAAATGGGGACTTCTTGTAGTAGGTGAATCTGTTGGTTTATCCCTTATTTATCTTCTTATTAGATATTGA
- the rpsB gene encoding 30S ribosomal protein S2 has protein sequence MAVITMKQLLEAGVHFGHQAKRWNPKMAKYIFTERNGIHVIDLHKSLKKIEEAYSVIREIAEDGGKVLFVGTKKQAQEAIREQAERSGMYYVNNRWLGGMLTNFSTIKKRIERLKELEKMEAEGTLDTSYTKKEAANFRKELAKLSKNLGGIKDMEDVPAAIFIVDCKKETLAIKEASDLGIPVIAMIDTNVDPDLITYPIPANDDAIRSVKLISSVIANAIIEGNQGKEVAEAPVEAEATEEVAE, from the coding sequence ATGGCAGTAATAACAATGAAACAATTATTAGAAGCTGGAGTTCACTTTGGACACCAAGCTAAAAGATGGAACCCAAAAATGGCTAAGTACATCTTTACAGAAAGAAACGGGATTCATGTAATCGACTTACACAAATCTTTAAAGAAAATCGAGGAAGCTTACTCTGTAATCAGAGAAATAGCTGAAGATGGAGGAAAAGTTCTATTTGTAGGAACTAAAAAACAAGCTCAAGAAGCTATAAGAGAACAAGCTGAAAGATCAGGAATGTACTATGTAAACAACAGATGGTTAGGAGGAATGTTAACAAACTTCTCTACTATCAAAAAAAGAATAGAAAGATTAAAAGAACTTGAAAAAATGGAAGCAGAAGGAACTTTAGATACTTCTTATACTAAAAAAGAAGCAGCTAACTTCAGAAAAGAATTAGCTAAATTATCTAAAAACCTTGGTGGAATTAAAGATATGGAAGATGTTCCAGCAGCTATATTTATCGTAGACTGTAAGAAAGAAACTCTTGCTATAAAAGAAGCTTCTGACTTAGGAATTCCAGTAATCGCAATGATCGACACTAACGTAGATCCAGATTTAATCACTTACCCAATTCCTGCAAACGATGATGCTATAAGATCAGTAAAATTAATCTCATCTGTAATTGCTAATGCAATTATCGAAGGAAACCAAGGTAAAGAAGTAGCAGAAGCTCCAGTTGAAGCAGAAGCTACAGAAGAAGTAGCTGAATAA
- a CDS encoding hemolysin III family protein, producing the protein MGKQVSRLEEWINSMTHYFGLVLALIGTGALLVRSVKSGNTGYIVGSMLFCFSLVLLYSMSGTYHILYHGKVKKIFKILDHSAIYILISGSYTPYLLGFFDGTAKWVLFFAQWGMTLLGIIFKIFFVGRFNFVSTLIYLAMGWMVVFVFGDLKTIISPLSFKLLLACGITYSVGTIFYTLDKFKFMHGIWHLFVLAGSILNYLSIYFI; encoded by the coding sequence ATGGGAAAACAAGTTTCTAGATTGGAAGAATGGATTAATTCAATGACTCATTATTTTGGACTGGTACTTGCTCTTATTGGTACAGGAGCACTTTTAGTTCGCAGTGTAAAAAGTGGAAACACTGGATATATAGTAGGGTCTATGCTCTTTTGTTTCTCACTGGTTCTTTTGTATTCCATGTCTGGAACTTACCATATTCTTTATCATGGAAAAGTAAAAAAGATTTTTAAGATTTTAGACCACTCAGCTATATATATTCTTATATCAGGGTCGTATACTCCCTATCTTTTAGGTTTCTTTGATGGAACAGCTAAATGGGTACTGTTCTTTGCACAATGGGGAATGACTCTTTTAGGAATAATATTTAAGATATTTTTTGTTGGAAGATTTAATTTTGTTTCTACACTTATATATCTTGCAATGGGATGGATGGTTGTATTTGTCTTTGGGGATCTTAAAACTATAATAAGTCCTCTCTCTTTCAAGCTTCTTCTAGCTTGTGGAATTACCTACTCAGTGGGAACTATTTTTTACACACTTGATAAATTTAAATTTATGCACGGTATATGGCACCTCTTTGTTTTAGCTGGAAGCATACTTAATTATCTTTCAATATATTTTATATAA
- the frr gene encoding ribosome recycling factor, with protein sequence MTGNEIVNVCKEKMEKAIEATKDRFATIRAGRANVSMLDGIRVESYGTEMPLNQVGTVSAPEPRLLMIDPWDKTLIPKIEKMIMAANLGLTPNNDGKVIRLVMPELTADRRKEYVKLAKKEAEEGKIAIRNIRKDANNDLKRLSKDKDNSLSEDEIKNLENDVQKLTDNHIKEIDDLLAKKEKEITTV encoded by the coding sequence ATGACAGGAAATGAAATAGTAAACGTTTGTAAAGAGAAAATGGAAAAAGCAATAGAAGCAACAAAAGACAGATTCGCTACAATAAGAGCAGGAAGAGCTAACGTATCAATGTTAGACGGAATAAGAGTAGAATCTTACGGTACAGAAATGCCATTAAATCAAGTTGGAACAGTATCTGCTCCAGAACCAAGATTATTAATGATCGATCCTTGGGATAAAACATTAATACCAAAGATTGAAAAAATGATCATGGCTGCAAACTTAGGACTAACACCAAACAACGATGGTAAGGTAATCAGACTTGTAATGCCAGAATTAACTGCAGATAGAAGAAAAGAATATGTAAAATTAGCTAAAAAAGAAGCTGAAGAAGGAAAAATCGCTATAAGAAACATCAGAAAAGATGCTAACAACGATCTTAAGAGATTATCAAAAGATAAAGACAACTCATTATCAGAAGATGAAATCAAAAATCTAGAAAATGACGTTCAAAAATTGACAGATAATCACATTAAAGAGATTGATGATTTACTAGCTAAAAAAGAAAAAGAAATTACAACAGTTTAA
- a CDS encoding Na+/H+ antiporter NhaC family protein — protein MEKKEKQYGLLAFLPLFVFLALYIGFGLYFTMQGAEGAFSKFPRHVALLIGIVIAFIMNKGMKLDKKLDIFCENAGNSGVILIGLIYLLAGGFQGAAKSMGGVESVVNLGLTFIPKTLLVPGVFVISSFISTAIGTSMGTIAAMAPIAIGVAESAGLNMPLACAAVIGGAYFGDNLSMISDTTISAAKGVGSEMKDKFKMNFFIALPAAIFAIFMYWFLGGDGAITGEHPYFIMRVVPYIVVLAAALLGFNVSGVLFVGIVMTGVIGFVEGSVTFLDWIQAIGNGMADMFSITIIAILISGLIGVIKAYGGIDWLVNGIVSKINQRRDAEYGISFLSGLLSAALVNNTIAIIITAPIAKEIGKTYHIAPKRLASLIDIFACAFLAMMPYDGGMLIITGLTDVSPVAVLKYAFYIFALIIATCVTIQLGLLRTPEEKQFLKENRLK, from the coding sequence ATGGAAAAGAAAGAAAAACAGTATGGTTTATTAGCATTTTTGCCTTTATTCGTGTTTTTAGCACTGTATATAGGTTTTGGACTTTACTTTACAATGCAGGGGGCAGAGGGAGCATTCTCTAAATTCCCAAGACACGTGGCGCTATTAATTGGTATAGTAATAGCATTTATAATGAACAAAGGAATGAAACTTGACAAGAAATTGGATATCTTCTGTGAAAATGCAGGAAACTCAGGAGTAATACTAATAGGTCTTATATACCTTTTAGCAGGAGGTTTCCAAGGTGCAGCTAAATCAATGGGTGGGGTTGAATCAGTTGTAAACCTTGGTCTAACTTTTATACCAAAAACACTTCTTGTACCAGGGGTATTCGTAATTTCATCATTTATTTCAACAGCTATAGGTACTTCAATGGGTACAATTGCAGCAATGGCTCCAATAGCTATAGGAGTTGCTGAATCAGCAGGACTTAATATGCCACTTGCATGTGCAGCAGTTATTGGAGGAGCTTATTTTGGAGACAACCTTTCAATGATATCAGATACAACAATATCTGCAGCAAAAGGTGTAGGTTCTGAAATGAAGGATAAATTTAAGATGAACTTCTTTATAGCATTACCAGCAGCGATATTTGCAATATTTATGTATTGGTTTCTAGGTGGAGATGGAGCTATAACAGGAGAACATCCATACTTTATAATGAGAGTTGTTCCTTACATAGTTGTACTTGCAGCAGCACTTCTTGGATTTAACGTATCAGGAGTACTGTTTGTAGGAATAGTTATGACAGGAGTTATTGGATTTGTTGAAGGTTCTGTAACATTCTTAGATTGGATACAGGCTATTGGAAATGGAATGGCAGATATGTTCAGTATTACAATAATTGCTATACTTATCTCAGGACTTATTGGAGTAATCAAAGCTTATGGTGGAATTGACTGGCTTGTTAATGGAATTGTATCTAAGATTAATCAAAGAAGAGATGCAGAGTATGGAATCAGCTTCCTTTCAGGACTTTTATCAGCAGCTCTTGTAAATAATACAATTGCTATTATCATCACTGCACCAATAGCAAAAGAGATTGGAAAAACATATCACATAGCACCAAAAAGACTTGCCAGTTTAATAGATATATTTGCTTGTGCTTTCCTGGCTATGATGCCTTATGATGGAGGTATGCTTATTATAACTGGACTTACAGATGTATCACCAGTTGCAGTTCTTAAGTATGCATTTTACATATTTGCTTTAATCATAGCAACATGTGTAACAATCCAACTTGGATTATTAAGAACACCTGAAGAAAAACAGTTCTTAAAAGAAAATAGACTTAAATAA
- a CDS encoding YeiH family protein: protein MGEYVWGVILCIAIAIPSWFLGKMFPIIGGPVFGILIGMVLGIIIKDKDRFSPGVLYCSKKVLNYAVIFLGFGLNLTVIFDTGKQSLPIIITTIATSLIVSYILCKAMHIDYKIATLVGVGSSICGGSAVAATAPVINADHGEVAQAISVIFFFNIIAAITFPALGSFLGFSTVSGTPFGIFAGTAINDTSSVTAAASTWDSINNLGAATLDKAVMVKLTRTLAIIPITLVLAVWESKKYKDENSSFSLKKIFPFFILYFILASVITTVAVSVGVDIHLFSPLKTFSKILIVVAMSAVGFNTNIVRLVKTGGKPLLIGLCCWVSITCVSLMMQHILHIW, encoded by the coding sequence ATTGGTGAATATGTATGGGGAGTAATTCTTTGTATCGCTATTGCTATCCCATCATGGTTTTTAGGAAAGATGTTTCCAATAATAGGAGGACCTGTATTTGGAATACTAATAGGAATGGTACTGGGGATTATAATAAAAGATAAGGACAGATTTTCTCCAGGAGTTCTATATTGTTCAAAGAAAGTTTTAAACTATGCTGTTATATTCTTAGGATTTGGACTTAATCTAACTGTTATATTTGACACTGGAAAACAGTCTCTTCCAATAATAATTACAACAATAGCAACATCTCTTATTGTGTCATACATACTTTGTAAAGCTATGCATATAGATTATAAGATTGCTACTCTTGTAGGAGTAGGTTCATCTATCTGTGGTGGTTCAGCTGTTGCTGCTACTGCACCTGTTATCAATGCAGATCATGGAGAGGTGGCTCAGGCTATCTCAGTTATATTCTTCTTCAATATTATTGCTGCTATAACATTTCCAGCACTGGGATCATTTTTAGGATTTTCAACTGTTTCAGGTACACCTTTTGGAATATTTGCAGGTACTGCTATAAATGATACCTCATCAGTTACTGCTGCTGCATCTACCTGGGATTCTATCAATAATCTTGGAGCAGCTACTCTTGATAAAGCTGTAATGGTAAAACTTACAAGAACCTTAGCAATTATCCCTATTACACTGGTTTTAGCAGTTTGGGAATCTAAAAAATATAAAGATGAAAATAGCTCTTTCAGTTTAAAAAAGATATTTCCATTTTTTATTCTTTATTTTATATTAGCTTCAGTAATAACTACTGTAGCTGTATCTGTAGGAGTTGATATTCATCTATTTTCTCCTTTAAAAACTTTCAGTAAAATACTTATTGTTGTTGCAATGAGTGCAGTGGGATTCAATACTAATATTGTAAGACTTGTAAAAACTGGAGGTAAACCTCTTTTAATAGGTCTATGCTGCTGGGTATCAATTACCTGTGTCAGCCTTATGATGCAACATATTTTGCATATCTGGTAA